In Staphylococcus saccharolyticus, one genomic interval encodes:
- a CDS encoding sugar O-acetyltransferase: MTEKEKMLAHEWFDANFDEELKSNRLKAKDLCFAYNYTRPSEKATRQKILTELFGYQITNVSISIPLDTDYGWNVKFGKNVSLNTNCYLMDGGGIQFGDDVFVGPNCGFYTATHPLDYETRNKGLELAEPIVVGSNTCFGGHVSVFSGVTIVEGSVIGAGSVVTKDIPPNSLAVGNSCKVIRQLNKE, encoded by the coding sequence ATGACTGAAAAAGAGAAAATGTTAGCACATGAATGGTTTGATGCAAATTTTGATGAAGAATTAAAAAGTAATCGATTAAAAGCTAAAGATTTATGTTTCGCCTATAACTATACTCGTCCAAGTGAAAAAGCAACAAGACAAAAAATTTTAACTGAGTTATTTGGTTATCAAATCACTAATGTGAGTATTTCTATACCTCTCGATACTGATTATGGTTGGAATGTTAAATTTGGAAAAAATGTATCTTTAAATACTAATTGTTATTTAATGGATGGTGGAGGTATTCAATTTGGAGATGATGTCTTTGTCGGTCCTAATTGTGGCTTTTATACTGCAACACATCCTTTAGATTATGAAACGCGTAATAAAGGATTAGAATTAGCAGAACCTATAGTAGTGGGAAGTAATACTTGTTTTGGTGGACATGTTTCAGTGTTTTCAGGAGTAACAATCGTTGAAGGTAGTGTGATTGGCGCGGGGAGTGTAGTAACTAAAGATATCCCGCCGAACAGTTTAGCAGTTGGTAATTCATGTAAGGTAATTAGACAATTAAACAAAGAATAA
- a CDS encoding methylated-DNA--[protein]-cysteine S-methyltransferase, producing MYQTIYESPLGALQLITQDGVSLSHILYPNQHMENISSYNQLAIFKDTRYWLDEYFKGHQPSINFAISPTGSEFQRTVWRELEHIDYGELKTYGDIAKRVGNVLGKPKMSAQAVGGAVGSNPISIIIPCHRVVGKDGSLTGYGGTVDNKIKLLELEKVDMTHLYRPKKSTKP from the coding sequence ATGTATCAAACGATATATGAATCACCACTAGGTGCATTGCAATTAATAACCCAAGATGGCGTATCATTATCACATATTTTATATCCCAATCAACATATGGAGAATATAAGTTCTTATAATCAACTTGCTATTTTTAAAGATACCAGATACTGGTTAGATGAATATTTTAAAGGTCATCAACCATCTATTAACTTTGCTATATCACCAACAGGAAGTGAGTTTCAACGTACTGTATGGCGAGAGCTAGAACATATAGATTATGGGGAACTTAAAACATATGGGGATATTGCCAAACGTGTAGGTAACGTTCTAGGTAAACCTAAGATGTCAGCCCAAGCTGTTGGGGGCGCAGTTGGCAGTAACCCAATCTCTATTATTATCCCTTGCCATCGTGTTGTTGGTAAAGATGGAAGTTTAACTGGTTACGGCGGAACAGTTGATAATAAAATCAAATTGCTAGAACTTGAGAAAGTCGATATGACGCATTTGTATAGGCCTAAAAAGAGCACTAAGCCATAG
- a CDS encoding FeoA family protein, with protein sequence MISINNGEKNKKYRVKHIGITNKNMLYRLGAFGLNIGSEISIKQKCLLNGPSVVEVNGQYLSLRQSDARLIALEE encoded by the coding sequence TTGATTAGTATTAACAATGGGGAAAAAAATAAAAAGTATAGAGTTAAGCATATAGGTATTACTAATAAAAATATGTTATATCGTTTAGGAGCATTTGGTTTAAACATTGGAAGTGAAATTAGTATCAAACAAAAATGTTTGTTAAATGGTCCAAGTGTCGTTGAGGTGAATGGACAGTATCTCAGTTTGCGACAAAGTGATGCACGACTCATAGCATTAGAGGAGTAG
- a CDS encoding FeoB-associated Cys-rich membrane protein produces the protein MFILVNTILFMAIFGYTAMTLVKFFKRSKQGKCGGCKTGCDCNTIPTSNKNQLNIPHIKS, from the coding sequence ATGTTCATATTAGTGAATACAATATTATTTATGGCTATTTTTGGTTACACAGCTATGACATTAGTTAAGTTTTTCAAACGTTCAAAACAAGGTAAATGTGGGGGATGTAAAACAGGTTGTGATTGCAATACAATCCCAACTTCAAATAAGAATCAATTAAATATTCCACATATTAAATCATAG
- a CDS encoding hydroxymethylglutaryl-CoA synthase, producing the protein MNIGIDKINFYVPKYYVDMAKLAEARHVDPNKFLIGIGQTEMAVSPVHQDIVSMGANAAKDIITEEDKKNIGMVIVATESAIDNAKAAAVQIHNLLGIQPFARCFEMKEACYAATPAIQLAKDYLAQHPNEKVLVIASDTARYGINSGGEPTQGAGAVAMIISHEPSILKLNDDAVACTEDVYDFWRPTGHKYPLVAGALSKDAYIKSFQESWNEYARRQDKSLADFESLCFHVPFTKMGQKALDSIIDYADDTTQKRLKSSYQDAVYYNRYVGNIYTGSLYLSLISLLETRDLKEGQTIGLFSYGSGSVGEFFSATLVDGFKDHLDIESHQSLLNNRIEVSVDEYESFFERFDNLEFNHELEQSAEDKDIFYLKEINDNIRKYHIAK; encoded by the coding sequence ATGAATATAGGTATCGATAAAATCAACTTTTATGTGCCCAAATATTATGTAGATATGGCCAAATTAGCTGAAGCGCGCCATGTTGATCCAAATAAATTTTTAATTGGCATTGGTCAGACAGAAATGGCTGTCAGTCCAGTCCACCAGGATATTGTATCTATGGGAGCAAATGCTGCTAAAGATATTATAACAGAAGAAGATAAAAAGAATATTGGTATGGTAATTGTAGCAACTGAATCTGCAATTGATAACGCAAAAGCAGCAGCAGTGCAAATTCACAACCTTTTAGGCATTCAACCATTTGCAAGATGTTTCGAAATGAAAGAAGCTTGTTATGCAGCAACTCCTGCTATACAACTTGCTAAAGATTACCTCGCACAACATCCTAACGAAAAAGTACTTGTGATTGCAAGTGATACTGCACGTTATGGCATCAACTCAGGTGGTGAACCTACTCAAGGTGCTGGTGCTGTAGCAATGATTATTTCACATGAGCCTAGTATTTTAAAACTTAATGATGATGCTGTGGCATGTACAGAAGATGTTTACGATTTCTGGCGTCCAACTGGTCATAAATATCCTCTAGTTGCTGGTGCACTGTCTAAAGATGCTTATATTAAATCATTCCAAGAAAGTTGGAATGAATATGCGCGTCGTCAAGATAAATCTCTTGCTGACTTCGAATCATTATGTTTCCACGTCCCTTTCACAAAGATGGGTCAAAAAGCTTTAGACTCAATCATTGATTATGCCGATGACACAACTCAAAAACGTCTTAAATCAAGCTACCAAGATGCTGTTTATTATAATCGTTATGTGGGCAACATATACACAGGTTCTCTATACTTAAGTCTTATCTCATTACTTGAAACTCGAGATCTTAAAGAAGGTCAAACTATTGGTCTCTTTAGTTACGGTTCAGGTTCAGTAGGTGAATTCTTTAGTGCCACATTAGTAGACGGTTTCAAAGATCATTTAGATATTGAAAGTCATCAATCATTATTGAACAATCGTATAGAAGTTTCAGTAGATGAGTATGAAAGTTTCTTTGAACGTTTTGATAACTTAGAATTCAATCATGAACTTGAGCAATCTGCAGAGGATAAAGATATCTTCTATTTAAAAGAAATTAATGATAACATTCGTAAATATCATATTGCTAAATAA
- the feoB gene encoding ferrous iron transport protein B, whose protein sequence is MTESYCILGNPNVGKTSLFNALTGSYEYIGNWSGVTVEKKIGKLKENIGDLVDLPGIYDLSPISKDETVVTDYLMSIPFTGMINIIDACQLKRNLNLTIQLLELNRPMIIGLNMIDVATQRGIKIRHDVLMRKLKVPMFPIVARKAKGTNLLLGELKFLKPQERQLFKINYGLKIEEAIKQMSTIIEQHESFPSERLRFIAIQYLLDNVQIYQELNTITLEQLEPIKNGLNNGSDQTIRQQIEAIRNDYIDRLLEGVVEYPEEDKQFFTSKVDRLLLNKYLGIPIFLGIMWLIFQTTFTWVGTPLSDQLDAFFSGPLSDWVKTGMNALHVMLFLQDLITDGIIAGVGSVLVFVPQIVVLFFFISLLEDSGYMARIAVLMDKTMESIGLSGKSFIPMIIGFGCNVPSIMAARSIENEKERLITILIAPFMSCSARLPVYALFVGAFFSAYQSLVVLSLYVLGIIVALLVSTILNKLILKDDQSVFIVELPTYRVPSFKTLWRSTWEKAKGFVKKAGTFIFGGSVVIWTLTYIGPHGVNVKIDQSFMHMIGQGFAHLIAPLGFGSWQAGATLIPGFLAKEVIISSMAILYSSSENGLAHVIQQQFTPLSAYAFMIFILLYVPCISTVATIRKETSSWKWTLIAVVYPILTAYVLTLVFYQASQLFI, encoded by the coding sequence ATGACTGAAAGTTACTGTATTTTAGGGAATCCTAATGTAGGTAAGACATCTTTATTTAACGCTTTAACTGGTTCCTATGAGTATATTGGAAACTGGAGTGGGGTTACAGTTGAAAAGAAAATAGGAAAATTAAAGGAAAACATTGGTGACTTAGTTGATTTACCAGGAATATATGATTTGTCACCTATCTCTAAAGATGAAACTGTCGTTACAGATTATTTAATGTCAATCCCTTTTACAGGCATGATTAATATTATTGATGCGTGTCAATTGAAAAGAAATTTAAATCTTACTATACAACTTCTGGAACTAAATCGACCAATGATAATTGGGTTAAATATGATTGATGTAGCTACACAAAGAGGTATTAAAATTAGACACGATGTATTAATGAGAAAGTTAAAGGTACCTATGTTTCCAATTGTGGCGAGAAAAGCGAAAGGTACAAACCTTTTACTTGGTGAATTAAAATTTTTAAAACCTCAAGAACGTCAATTATTCAAAATCAATTATGGCCTGAAAATTGAAGAAGCAATTAAACAAATGAGTACCATCATTGAGCAACATGAAAGTTTTCCTTCTGAAAGATTACGTTTTATAGCTATACAATATTTATTGGATAATGTTCAAATATATCAAGAGCTTAATACTATAACATTGGAGCAATTAGAACCTATTAAAAATGGATTAAACAATGGTTCAGACCAAACTATACGTCAGCAAATCGAAGCGATACGTAATGATTATATCGATCGTTTATTAGAGGGAGTCGTAGAATACCCCGAAGAGGACAAGCAATTTTTTACTTCGAAAGTGGACAGATTATTATTAAATAAATATTTAGGCATCCCAATTTTCTTAGGTATTATGTGGCTGATTTTTCAAACGACATTTACTTGGGTCGGAACGCCATTATCAGATCAATTAGACGCATTCTTTAGCGGACCATTATCTGATTGGGTAAAAACGGGGATGAATGCACTGCATGTTATGCTATTTCTTCAAGATTTAATTACTGATGGAATTATAGCAGGCGTAGGTTCAGTACTTGTTTTTGTACCACAGATTGTCGTACTATTTTTCTTTATTTCTTTACTAGAAGACTCAGGTTATATGGCTAGAATAGCTGTGCTGATGGATAAAACGATGGAGTCTATCGGTTTAAGTGGTAAGTCTTTTATACCTATGATAATAGGATTTGGATGTAATGTACCAAGTATTATGGCAGCGCGGAGTATTGAAAATGAAAAAGAACGGCTCATTACTATTTTGATTGCACCTTTTATGTCATGTTCAGCACGTTTACCTGTATATGCGCTTTTCGTAGGTGCATTTTTCTCAGCTTATCAATCTCTAGTTGTTCTTAGCTTATATGTTTTAGGTATTATTGTCGCACTATTAGTAAGTACAATATTAAATAAATTAATTTTGAAGGACGATCAATCAGTCTTTATTGTTGAGTTACCTACTTATCGAGTGCCTTCTTTTAAAACATTGTGGCGTAGTACTTGGGAAAAAGCGAAAGGATTTGTAAAAAAAGCAGGGACATTTATTTTTGGTGGATCAGTTGTGATTTGGACCCTTACTTATATTGGTCCTCATGGTGTCAATGTGAAGATTGATCAAAGTTTTATGCACATGATAGGGCAAGGATTTGCGCATCTTATTGCTCCATTAGGGTTTGGATCTTGGCAAGCAGGTGCTACGTTAATTCCTGGATTCTTAGCTAAAGAGGTTATCATTAGTTCAATGGCAATTTTGTATTCCTCTAGTGAGAATGGTTTAGCACACGTGATTCAACAACAATTTACACCATTATCAGCATATGCATTTATGATATTTATTTTACTTTATGTTCCATGTATTTCTACAGTGGCGACAATTCGTAAAGAAACAAGTTCATGGAAATGGACGTTAATTGCCGTTGTTTATCCTATCTTAACGGCGTATGTATTAACATTAGTATTTTATCAAGCAAGTCAATTATTTATATAA
- a CDS encoding hydroxymethylglutaryl-CoA reductase, degradative, producing the protein MKSLDKGFRHLARKDKLKKLVDYGWLKTDNYDVLLNQPLINEEVAISLIENVIGQGSLPVGLLPRIIVDDKEYVVPMMVEEPSVVAAASYGAKLVNQSGGFKTVSSERLMIGQIVFDEVNDTEQLALNIEQLESNIHKIADAAYPSIKARGGGYRRIEIDTFPEQHLLSLKIYVDTKDAMGANMLNTILEVITAHLKIEFPHYNVLMSILSNHATASVVKVQGEIDVKDLNRGERSGEEVAYRMERASVLAQIDIHRAATHNKGVMNGIHSVVLATGNDTRGAEASAHAYASRDGHYRGIATWNYDKARGKLVGTIEVPMTLAIVGGGTNVLPIAKASLDLLNVESAQELGHVVAAVGLAQNFSACRALVSEGIQQGHMSLQYKSLAIVVGAQGEEIEQVADAIKHETQANTAKAKEILENIRHS; encoded by the coding sequence ATGAAAAGTTTAGATAAGGGTTTTAGACATTTAGCCCGAAAGGATAAGTTAAAGAAACTTGTTGATTACGGTTGGTTAAAAACAGATAACTATGATGTACTACTTAACCAACCACTTATCAATGAAGAAGTAGCAATTAGTCTAATTGAAAACGTAATTGGTCAAGGTTCATTACCGGTGGGATTATTACCTAGAATTATTGTAGATGATAAAGAGTATGTTGTACCAATGATGGTGGAAGAACCTTCAGTTGTTGCAGCAGCAAGTTATGGTGCTAAACTGGTAAATCAAAGTGGAGGGTTTAAGACAGTTTCGAGCGAGAGGCTTATGATAGGTCAGATTGTCTTTGACGAAGTGAATGATACGGAGCAATTGGCTTTAAATATTGAACAACTAGAGTCAAACATTCATAAAATCGCTGATGCTGCTTATCCATCTATAAAAGCACGAGGTGGTGGCTATCGTCGAATTGAAATTGATACTTTCCCTGAACAGCATTTATTATCTTTAAAAATTTATGTTGATACGAAAGATGCTATGGGTGCTAATATGTTAAACACTATTTTAGAAGTTATCACAGCACACCTAAAAATTGAGTTTCCACATTATAATGTCTTAATGAGTATTTTATCTAATCACGCGACAGCATCAGTTGTCAAAGTACAAGGTGAAATAGACGTTAAGGATTTAAATAGAGGAGAAAGGAGTGGCGAGGAAGTTGCATATCGCATGGAACGAGCTTCAGTGCTTGCACAAATAGATATTCATCGTGCAGCGACTCATAATAAAGGGGTAATGAATGGTATACATTCAGTAGTGCTCGCGACAGGTAATGATACTCGAGGTGCTGAGGCAAGTGCACACGCCTATGCGAGTCGAGATGGTCATTATAGAGGTATTGCAACTTGGAACTATGATAAAGCAAGAGGTAAATTAGTAGGGACGATTGAAGTGCCAATGACATTAGCTATCGTTGGAGGTGGTACAAATGTATTACCAATCGCAAAGGCGTCTCTTGATCTTTTAAATGTTGAGAGTGCTCAAGAACTTGGCCATGTAGTGGCAGCTGTAGGTCTAGCTCAAAACTTCTCCGCATGTCGTGCATTAGTATCTGAAGGTATCCAACAAGGTCATATGAGTTTACAATATAAATCATTGGCAATTGTTGTAGGTGCACAAGGCGAAGAAATTGAACAAGTAGCGGATGCAATTAAACATGAAACACAAGCTAACACAGCAAAAGCTAAAGAAATTTTAGAAAATATTCGCCATTCATAA